A region from the Leishmania panamensis strain MHOM/PA/94/PSC-1 chromosome 20 sequence genome encodes:
- a CDS encoding hypothetical protein (TriTrypDB/GeneDB-style sysID: LpmP.20.4960), which produces MHAEREVITLAFGNYSSLVAAQWANGTSHYDVHHTTLYSECRSANVLGGSSSGNGYVQVPRLLLLDAPYASTFDDVDAWAHKYREEAESDDGGDAAYSPSAASPSPGFRRKASSPPSYRGLRDSAEEEDHRLARVAKAVQCRVFEQHGLGHGDDVGDVVDVQNDDDEDEDAHLLCAEEQGDVNNNADWHSSAIATHRRAQRQACLKRKLFDEQNTATPWWQYITTGLGPDSVTSVKPLQHMDPAGDLPALHSFGYGLAYLRDGGRSSEVADFNDALRRKLEAADQLQGVQCFIDGDGLFGGAAANVLEQLWEEAGPKTPIVQACAFARLPMFVANPDYRAEVAFRERRMDEVALNQLLATLRLSRHTSAVYIPVPLSDWDALFKGAATAASPTEAPQWLHDERATAQLLAAVVDTALYGLRDGSCTSGASSQGPQWYMDEWCRVVRPAPSLRVAAAMGALPQPVSASSELWEFLQANPLLPDAPQLDEHVDRAKDSTEDDASSGQTRLQAKYFPLTHSMSTYSPAQTAGQVLGHAVSLRGAGCLPATLYPAREAMLRYALPLRTSTYLPFLTKVGYPISDTFPAELLFADPAATAKALGGAAGNGGSASAASLRSVLQSVDVGAHVLSTYTTAPMLRDINTKAQAALRYKMDRYCDAYVMERDDWREALDEGLALFDDYNHVPPSDDEDGGSSDGDNY; this is translated from the coding sequence GGGCCAACGGTACTTCGCACTACGATGTCCATCACACCACCCTCTACTCcgagtgccgcagcgcgaACGTGTTaggcggaagcagcagcggaaatGGGTATGTCCAGGTGCCGCGTCTTCTGTTGCTCGACGCCCCTTACGCGAGCACTTTCGACGACGTCGATGCCTGGGCGCACAAATACAGAGAGGAGGCCGAAAgcgacgacggtggcgacgccgcgTACAGCCCCTCCgcagcctcgccgtcgcctggGTTCCGAAGAAAGGCCTCATCACCCCCGTCTTATCGAGGTCTCCGGGACAGCGCCGAAGAAGAGGACCATCGCCTCGCACGCGTGGCTAAAGCCGTGCAGTGTCGCGTCTTTGAGCAGCATGGCCTCGGCCACGGCGATGACGTTGGGGATGTAGTCGATGTGCAGAACGACGATGACGAAGATGAAGATGCACACTTGCTCTGCGCAGAGGAGCAAGGCGACGTGAACAACAATGCTGactggcacagcagcgctatCGCGACCCACCGTCGAGCGCAACGTCAAGCCTGCTTAAAGCGGAAGCTCTTCGATGAGCAAAACACTGCGACCCCGTGGTGGCAGTACATTACCACCGGCCTCGGGCCCGACAGTGTCACCTCCGTCAAACCACTCCAGCACATGGATCCAGCAGGTGatctgccagcgctgcacagCTTCGGGTACGGCCTCGCTTACCTCCGGGATGGTGGTAGATCCAGCGAGGTGGCAGATTTTAACGACGCTCTGCGCCGCAAGCTCGAGGCAGCTGATCAGTTACAAGGCGTGCAGTGCTTCATCGACGGTGACGGCCTCTTCGGTGGGGCAGCCGCAAACGTGCTCGAACAGctgtgggaggaggcgggtCCCAAGACGCCGATTGTTCAGGCGTGTGCTTTTGCCCGTCTGCCGATGTTTGTAGCCAATCCAGACTACCGCGCTGAGGTCGCGTTCCGCGAGCGCCGCATGGACGAAGTTGCACTGAACCAGCTGCTAGCCACACTACGCCTCTCACGCCACACATCAGCGGTGTACATCCCAGTGCCTCTGTCGGACTGGGATGCCTTGTTCAAGGGCGCCGCaaccgccgcgtcgccgacTGAGGCACCGCAGTGGTTGCATGACGAGcgagcgacagcgcagctgctggcggctGTCGTGGACACGGCTCTCTACGGACTCCGCGACGGTAGCTGTACGAGCGGGGCCTCGTCACAGGGCCCGCAGTGGTACATGGATGAGTGGTGCCGTGTGGTGCggccagcgccgtcgctgcgggtggcggctgcgatgGGGGCTCTGCCGCAGCCCGTATCGGCCTCGTCGGAGCTGTGGGAGTTCTTGCAGGCAAACCCGCTCCTGCCCGACGCGCCGCAGCTCGACGAACACGTGGATCGTGCTAAAGACAGCACAGAGGACGACGCCAGCTCTGGGCAGACGCGGCTGCAAGCGAAGTATTTTCCTCTGACGCACAGCATGTCGACCTACTCGCCTGCCCAGACGGCCGGCCAAGTCCTTGGTCATGCAGTCAGTCTGCGCGGTGCCGGATGCCTTCCGGCGACACTGTACCCAGCGCGtgaggcgatgctgcgctacgccctccctcttcgcacTTCCACCTACCTGCCGTTCCTGACAAAGGTAGGCTACCCCATTTCCGACACCTTTCCAGCGGAGCTCCTTTTTGCCGATCCCGCCGCGACGGCGAAGGCGctgggtggtgctgctgggaaCGGTGGCAGTGCTAgtgccgcctcgctgcgcagtGTTCTGCAGAGTGTAGATGTCGGGGCCCATGTGCTGAGCACGTATACCACGGCGCCAATGCTGCGCGACATCAACACCAaggcgcaggcagcgctgcgttACAAGATGGACCGCTACTGCGACGCGTACGTAATGGAGAGGGACGACTGG